CTCGACCGGTTCTGCCGGAGATTCCGCGCTCTGCACCCATTCGTGACGGGCACCGGATTCCCCGAGGAGCGCACGGCCGTCCCTGGCACCGTGTCCCTCGGCAGCCTCTCCCCCACGTCCGCCCCGGCGATCGTCGAGACCTGGCATTCCAGCTGCGCAGCGGACGCCTTCTCGTTCCCTGTGGGCGTCAGTCAGGAGGGACCGGTCCTTCTCGATCTGGTGCACGACGGCCCGCATTTCCTGGTGGCCGGCACGACAGGGTCCGGCAAGTCGGAACTTCTCCGCACGATGGTCCTCTCCGCGGCGAGCCACCTGCCACCTTCGGAGCTGGGTTTCGTCCTGGTCGACTTCAAGGGAGGCGCGGCCTTCGACGGGGTGGCTGACCTGCCGCACGTCCATGGACTGGTGACCGATCTCGGGCCGGCCGAACTGGACCGGGCTCTCGCCTCCCTCCGGGCCGAGGTCCTCCACCGGGAACAACGGTTCCGCGAGCTCGGAGTCTCGGATTGGGCCGGCTATCGGAGGGTTCGACGGTCGCACGAGTCTCCGCTCCCCCGCGTCTGCCTCATCATCGACGAGTTCCGGATGATGATGGACCATGCTCCGGACAGTCTCCGCGAACTCATCAGGCTCGCCAGTATCGGTCGGTCGCTGGGACTGCACCTGGTCCTGGCGACACAGAGGCCTCAGGGTGCCGTGAGTGCCGACATCCGGGCCAACCTGGGGACGAGCATCGCTCTGAGGGTTCAATCGGAACTCGACTCCCTGGACGTGATCGGCACGTCCCAGGCCGCGGAAATCCCGTCGGAGCTGCCCGGCCGTGCCGTGCTGGCGAAGGGTGCCAGCAGGACACTGATCCAGGTGGCCGACGCCTCCTCTGCCCCGCTTGTCGCCGACGACGACGTCCGGGTGAGCGTGTGGGGCGAACACGAGCCGTCGAATGAGAGGGCGTCGCACGAGGCAGACGACTCCGGTGCGCACCTCACGTCGTGGTGCAGTAAGGTGTCCTCCGCCTGGCAGACATGGAACGCGGATCACGAGGCCGAGGTTGCTCCTGACGGGCGCCCGGGACATCCGACGGAGTGGGGAATCGAGCTGAGGATGGGGCCGGGCCTCGGGCCGAGGCCGGGGCCGGCTCTCGGGCTGAGGCCGGGCCTGAGACCAGGGTCGGGGCCGCGCCCGCGGAGAGTCCTTGCGCCGCCTCTGCCCCGACGGTTCGACCCGGCCAGGCTCCCGGACTTCGCCCTTGCCCGAGCGGACGATGATCCACCCCTCGCCCTGGTCGACCGTCCCGATCATCAGCGCCTGGACGTCTTGCGGTGGGCACGCGGGGAATCCATCGCGGTGCTGGGAGCACCACACGACAGGAACGCCTTGGTCTCTGCTCTCTTCGCGACCGCCGCTCACAGACGCGCTCCTCTATTCGTCGCCCTCACCCTGCAGACGACCTGGCCCGGAACCGACCCGCCTCCTCCAGCAGGGTTGAACTGCTCAGTCTTTCGGGCTCCCGACCGGATCTCGTCCGCGAGCCTGTCGGAGACGGACCCTCGCCCCCGGATCATCCCCGCTCAGAACACCGCTGAAATCGCCCAGTTGTTCCGTGAGTTGCGGGAAGGCCGGCAGGATTCCGACCGAGAGGTGTTCCTCTATATCGAGTCCTGGGAATCGACGCTCGCTGCGATCAGATCCTCAGAGCATTACGGACTGGAGGGAGAACTTCTTGACCTGCTGCGCAGCGACGGTGTCGCCGGAGTCCGCGTTCTCGTCGGCGGCAATGAGGGTCTGACGTCGTCCCGCGCCGTGGGAACGGTCTGCCATTCGATCTACCTGCCCTCAGCCCGGGCTGAGGAGGACCTCCGGCTCTCCGCGGCGCTCGCTCGGCTCGACCCGTCGTCGTCGCGCGTGCTGCTGAGAAGTTCGCGTTTCGGTGGAGGACTGCAGGTGGCAGAGCCGGTGTCCGCCAGGGCGTCGACGCCGGAGGCGTGGCACCCTGACCCGGAGCCCGAGGTCCAGCGGCTCTATGCCGGAACCGCCACGTCGGCGGGCGACCGGCCCGAGAGCGACCTCTCGCTGGACGTCGCCTCACTGGACGACTGGTGGAATTACTTCGGCTGACCGTCCGATGGCTCGCCGGTCGCTCCCTGCTCGGCGCTGGATTCGTCGTCGTCGGCGGCCTGCGTGCTCCATCGGCCGTAGGCGACAGCTCTCGGATCGAAAATCAGCACGGCGGAAACGGCCGCGGGAATGATGATGAGGAGACCCTGCCAGATCAGGCCGGCTTGAAGCGTCGGAATTCCGATCGCCAGGATGAACAGCTGCGCCACCAAGGCGCCGGATCGGGGCCACCGGTAGCCGCGGAAGAGGAAATGTCCGATCGCCATGAGGCCCAGCCCGAGCGCGGCGAACAACACCGCGAGGAAGACGGCGCCCGCGAAGGTGAGGACGGGAGTTCCCGCGAGGAGGTTGACCACATAGATCCCGGCGACCACCAGGAGGACCAGGCCTTCCACCAGGGCGACCAGGGAGACCACCGTCACCGAGAGTGGCCGGGACAGGAGGGCACCGGTCTGAGGGGAATTCATCGGCATGCTTTCTCTTTCAGCCACGCGGCTGGGACGGGCGCCCTACGGCAGGACCCTTGACACAGTCGCACCCTACCGGACATAGTCAAATTCGGGACATCACTGAGCCGGGGATGTGATGCACCACTCATGTTTTCCGGCGATTTGACGGCTTTCACCCCTTGTTTGCTCCGCGTTAACGTGACACGCTTGTTAATAGAGTCGCGGGGCCAGAAATGGCCCCTTTCCTATGAAGGGCCAAGTGAAATTTTTCACAAAGCCTGAAACACAGATTTGGAGTGAGTGATCGCATGGATTGGCGTAGCCGTGCCGCCTGCCTGGACAAGGACCCCGAGCTTTTCTTCCCTGTCGGCAACACGGGCCCAGCGCTTCTCCAGATTGAAGAAGCCAAGAGCGTCTGCCGCCGGTGCCCCGTGGTGGACACCTGCCTGCAGTGGGCACTCGAGTCCGGCCAGGATGCCGGCGTCTGGGGTGGCATGAGCGAAGATGAGCGTCGCGCACTCAAGCGCCGCGCCGCGAGGGCTCGCCGCGCCTCCTAAAGCGCAAACGGAGCAGTCGAACTTCCGAGCAGTACAACGCAGTGGCGGGCCGGAACCTGAGGGTTCCGGCCCGCCACTGCGTTGGCGTGCTCCTTGCGGATCGTGCTGCTGGAAGTCGACGGCACCGGACCCTGGCGCCCGTGGTCTGCGCCGACGGACCGTGCCGCCAATGGGTCGAGCCGCCGGTGGACCGTTCTCCCCCAGGTCGCGGCACCGAACAGTGGAGTCCATGGTCCGCACCCGCGGACCGTGGTGCAACGGGTTACGCCGCCGGCAGTTCGCGCCACCGGACCGCGCAGCCAACAAGTTGCACTGCTCACGGACCCTGGCGGCCGCGGACCGCACCGGCGGATTGCGCCGCCGGCAGCTGGTGCCGGAAGGACCTGCCGACAGTGGTGCCGTGGTGCTGGCACGGCCTACCTGAAGCAGTCCCGCGCGGATCCGACGGCCTCAGGCGTCGAGCGGGACCACCAGACGGACGACGGTTCCCCCGCCGTCACGGGACAGCCAGCGGATCGTGCCGCGAAGCTCCGACGTGATGAGTGTGCGGACGATCTGAAGGCCGAGTCCCCCGCTGGTGCCGCCGAGGGTGCCCGGACCGGCCGCGGGATCGGCATCCGGCGGCAGCCCCACGCCGTCGTCGGAAATCGTGACGGTCAGTTGGCGCTCGCCCGCTTCGGTGACGCTTCGCTGCGCGTCGAGCCAGACGGTGCCCGCCCGGTCCTGCAGGCCGTGTTCGACGGCATTAGTGACGAGTTCGTTGATGACCAGCGCGAGTGGCGTCGCGAGGTCGCTCGGCAGTTTGCCGAATTCCCCGGTCAGCTCGGTGCTCACCTTCTGTGCGGGCGAAGCGACCTCCGCCGACAGTCGGAATTGCGGACTGATGAGCTCGTCGAAATCGACGACCTGCGACAGGCCCTGCGACAAGGTTTCGTGCACACGGGCGATCGTCGCCACCCGGCGCATGGCCTGTTCCAGACCCTGACGGGCCTCCTCGCTCACCATGCGGCGTGACTGCATCCGCAGCAGCGCGGCCACGGTCTGGAGATTGTTCTTCACCCGGTGATGGATCTCCCGGATGGTGGCGTCCTTGCTGACCAGCTCTTGTTCGCGACGGCGGAGCTCTGAAACGTCGCGGCACAGGACTAGTGCCCCGAAACGATGGGTGCCGTCCCGCAGAGGGATCGCCCGCAGCGTCAGCGACACGCCCCGGGACTCGATCTCGGAACGCAGCGGCATGCGGCCCGTGACGACGAGCGGAAGGGTCTCGTCCGCCAGGCGCCGGTCCTTGATGAGGCCCGCCGTGACCTCCGCCAGGGAGCGGCCCTCCAGCGACTCGATGTCACCGAGCCGACGGAAAGCCGACACCCCGTTGGGGCTGGCGTACTGCACGATGCCATCGGCATCCAAGCGGATGAGGCCGTCTCCCACACGGGGTGCGCCACGACGTGACCCCGTCGGGGAGGCGAAATCCGGCCAGAGGCCCTGCGTGCCCATCTTGAGCAGGTCATAGGCGCACTGCCGGTACGTGAGTTCCAGCCGGGACGGCATCCGTGAACTCGACAGGTCCAGGTGAGAGGTGACCACCGCCAGCGTCCGGCCATTGCGGACCATGGGGATCGCCTCCACCCGGAGCGCCGAGTCCCCGTTGCTCCAGGCCGCCTCGGAGGACCGCTCGATGTGGCGGGACTTCCACGCACGCTCCACGAGCGGCTGAAGATCCGAGCGGATGCCTTCGCCGACGAAGTCCGTGTGGAACACGGTATGACTCGTGGACGGCCTCACGTGAGCGAGGGCCACGAATCCCAGCTCGGGATCCGGGAACCACAAGGCGAGGTCGGCGAAGGCGAGGTCGGCCACCATCTGCCAGTCACCGACCAGCAGATGGAGCCACTCCGCGTCCCCGGGGCCGAAATCAGCATGTTCCTTGATGGGATCAGTGAATATGGCCACGGGGAGTCTCCTCGATCAGTGCCGGACGATGGAACGCAAGAGCCTCAATGCTACCGAGAGAGACGCCATGTCGTCCTTCTCGAGCGAGTTGACCTCTTCGAACATGTTCCGCGCCCGCATCAGCTGCTCGGCGTTCCGGTCCTCCCACTGCGCCAGACGGTCGTCGGCCGCGGTCTCACCCTTGCTGACGCCGAGCACCGACGTGGTCATGTCGGCGACCGTCGAGTAGAGGTCGTCGCGCAGCGCGGCACGGGCCAAGGCCTGCCAGCGGTCATCCCGCGGAAGCGCACTGATGCGCTCCAGCAGGGAGTCCACGTGGAAGCGGTCGAACACCGTGTAGTACACGCGTGCCACATCGTCCATGTTCTCGCCGGTCTGACGGGAGATCCTGGCCATCTCCAGCAGCGGGAAGCTCTCGAAGAGTTCCGCCCACCGGATGCCGAGTTCGTCCGGCAGACCCCAGGAGCTGGCGCGGGTCCGCCAGGCCTCGAAGCGCACCAGGTCCTCGCCGCGGAGGTAATCCGCGAGGCGGCCACGGAGGGCGGCGACTTTGGGACCGAAGTCCGCCACGATGTCCGCCACCGGAGCGCTGGTCGCGCCGTCGGCCACGAGCCAGCGCACCGCGCGGTCGAGAAGACGACGGATGTCCAGGTGCACCGTGGTCCAGTGCGCGGTGGGGAACGACGCCGGCAGGCTGTTCAGTGCGTTGAGCATCTCCGGGAGCTTGTAGATCTCGCGGAGGGCGATGAACGCCTTCGCCACGGCGGACTCGGTGGCCGAGGTCTCCTCGATGGCGCGGAAGGCGAACGTGATGCCGCCGACGTTGATCATCTCGTTGGCCACCACGGTGGCGATGATCTCGCGGCGCAGCGGGTGGCTGTCCAGCTCGGCGTCGAAACGCTCCGCCAGAGCCTTCGGGAAGTAGGCCCGCAGCGTGGAACCGAACCACGGATCGTCCGCGAGGTCACTGTCGCGCAGAGCGTCGGCGAGTTCGATCTTGGCGTAGGCGGCGAGGACCGACAGCTCCGGAGAGGTGAGACCCTGACCCTGTGCCAGACGCTGGCGCAGAACCTCGGTGGACGGCAGGGCCTCCAGCTCGCGGTTCAGATCGGCCTTCACGTCCAGCCAGTCCATGAGGCGCTCGTAGCTCGGGCTCCACTCGGCGACCCGCGTGCGGTCGTTGAGCAGCAGGATGTTCTGCTCGATGTTGTCTTCGAGCACCAGCTCGCCGACCTCGTCCGTCATGGACGCCAGGAACGCTGCGCGTTCCGCCGGATCGAGCTTGCCGGCCGACACCATGCGATCGATGAAGATCTTGATGTTGACCTCGTGATCGGAGCAGTCGACGCCGGCGGAGTTGTCGATCGCGTCCGTGTTGAGGATGACGCCCTGCAGGGCCGCCTCGATCCGGCCACGCTGGGTCATGCCCAGGTTGCCGCCCTCACCGACGACCTTGACGCGCAGGTCGCGCCCGTCGACGCGGATGCCGTCGTTCGCCTTGTCACCCACCTCGGCGTGGCTCTCGGTGCTGGCCTTGACGTACGTCCCGATGCCGCCGTTGTAGAGGAGGTCGGCCGGTGCCAAGAGGATCGCCTTGAGGAGTTCCGGCGGGCTCATGGACTCGGTGCCGTCGGGCAGGCCCAGAGCCACGCGGACCTGGGGCGAGATCGGGATCGACTTCGCGGAACGCGGGAACACACCGCCCCCGGCACTGATCAGATCGCGGTTGTAGTCATCCCAGGACGAACGCGGCAGCTCGAACAACCGCTTGCGCTCAGCGAAGGAGGAAGCCGCATCCGGCTGGGGGTCCAGGAAGATGTGCCGGTGGTCGAATGCGGCCAGGAGCCGGATGTGCTCGGACAGCAGCATGCCGTTGCCGAACACGTCGCCGGACATGTCGCCGACGCCGACCACGGTGAAGTCCTCACTCTGCGTGTCGAGGTCCAGCTCGGAGAAGTGACGCTTCACGGACTCCCACGCACCGCGGGCGGTGATGGCCATGGCCTTGTGGTCGTAGCCCACGGAACCGCCGGAAGCGAAGGCGTCGCCCAGCCAGAAACCGTATTCGGCCGAGATGGCGTTCGCGATGTCGGAGAAGGACGCGGTGCCCTTGTCCGCGGCCACCACCAGGTAGCTGTCATCCGCATCGTGGCGGACGACGTCGCGCGGTGCCACCACGTGCTCACCGTTGGAGTCCGTCACGAGGTTGTCCGTGATGTCCAGCAGACCGCGGATGAAGGTCTTGTAGCTTTCGATGCCCTCGGCCATCCAGGCGGAGCGATCCACCGACGGGTCCGGGAGCTGCTTGGCGAAGAAGCCGCCCTTGGCGCCGGTCGGGACGATCACGGCGTTCTTGACCATCTGTGCCTTCACGAGGCCGAGGATCTCGGTCCGGAAGTCCTCACGGCGGTCGGACCAGCGCAGGCCGCCACGGGCCACGGCGCCGAAGCGCAGGTGGACACCCTCGACCCGGGGCGAGTACACCCAGATCTCGAACGCGGGCCGCGGGAAGGGGAGACCTTCGATGCCGGCCGGGTTGAGCTTGAAGCTGAGGTACTCCTTGCCCTGGTAGTAGTTGGTCCGGAGCGTCTGATCGATGAGGTTGATGAACGTCCGCAGCACTCGGTCGGCGTCGAGCGTCGCGACCCCGGCCATGGCCTCCTCCAGCGCAGCGTGAGCCTGCTCGACGGCGACGGCGCGGCCGTCGTCGTCGAGCTCGCCGCCGGCGGTGGGCAGGGCGGGATCGAAGCGGGCCTCGAACAGCGCCACCAGACCGCGCGTGACTTCGGCGTTGGCCAGCAGCGTGTCGGCGATGAAGCCGTACGAGTTGGTGTTGCCCATCTGCCGCATGTACTTGGCGTAGCTGCGCAGGATCAGGACCTGGCGCCAGGTCATGCCTTCGGCGAGCACCAGGCGGTCGAAGCGGTCGGATTCGATGGTGCCGTTCAGCGCCGCGGAGAACGACTCGGCGAGCAGGCTGCTGCTGGCCAGCGGATCGGTCCCAGCCGGGTACTTCAGGCCGAGGTCGTAGAGGAAGAAGTCCTGGCCATCCTTGGTCTCGATCTCGAACGGACGCTCATCGAGCACCTCGAGACCCAGGTTGTGGAAGACCGGCAGGATCTTGCTGAGGCTTCGCGGTGCGAGCAGGTAGATCTTGACGCGGGCATCCTCCTCGAGGATCTCGCCGGCGCCTTCCGGAAGGTACGCGTGCAGCTGGATCTGCTGCTCGACGGCCTTCTCCCCGCCCTGCGTCGCCGCGTGGGCGAGGCAGTCCTCGAAGCGCTGGATGTCCAGCAGGGCGTCCTCCACCTCGTAATCGACGCGGTAGCTGGCCGGGAAGGCGTCGCTCCACTGGGAGGCCAGGCGCTCCGCGGTCGCCTCCGGGTAATTCTCGCCGAGGACCTCGCCCAATCCTTCGGACCAGGAACGGGCGGCGCGCACCAGGCGCTCTTCGAGGCCATCGGTGTCGAAGGCACTCAGATCGGCGCCCTTCGGCAGCCGGATGCGGAAGAATACGCGGGCGAGGGCCGACTCGCTCATCCGGGCCTCGAAGTCGATCGAGACCGCGTCGAACGTGCGGGTCAGCTCGTCCTGGAGGCGCAGGCGCACGGATGTCGTGTACCGATCCCGCGGAATGAAGACCACCGCGGACATGAACCGCCCGTAGATGTCGGGGCGGAGGAAGAGGCGCGTCCGGCGGCGCTCTTGCAGCAGCATGATGGCCTGGGTGGTGGCGACGAGTTCCGGCACGTCCATCTGGAACAGCTCGTCACGGGGGTAGGTCTCCATGATGCCGAGGAGATCCTTGCCCGAGTGCGACTCCGTGGGGAACCCGGAGGCTTCGAGGACGGCGCGCACCTTGTCCTTGATGATCGGGATCGTCCGCACGGAGCCCGTGTAGGCGTTGGTGGAGAAGAGCCCGATGAAACGGCGCTCACCGGTCACGTTGCCCGCGGCGTCGAAACTCTTGATGCCGATGTAATCGAGGTACGCGGCGCGGTGCACGGTGGACCGCGAGTTCGCCTTGGTGATCACCAGCGCGCGCTTCTCGCGGGCCTTGGACCGGCCGGAATCCGTCAGGTGCTGGATCTTCGGGGAATCGCCGAGGCTCCGCATGAGGCCGAGACCGCCCTCTTCGTGGGCCTCCAGGACGTCCTCGCCGTTGACGTCCAGGAGGTCGTACTCGC
Above is a window of Arthrobacter sp. Y-9 DNA encoding:
- a CDS encoding NAD-glutamate dehydrogenase; amino-acid sequence: MTKETVDTFLDNYYQHLAPEDRARYDADVLRERALAHHGLGSRRSPEQALVEVRTEPGCSVVLIVTDDMPFLVDSVVAELVRQHRAIRLVVHPMLVVQRDSDTHEAGKISQVPAHVGQTSGDTAAIPSLASFVAAEGSTTRLESWIAVEIDRADEEEAAELVTGLEKVLHDVRTAVEDWQKMRDKASEVADELGQLPADAGIQDVAGAQALLRWMEDDNFTFLGYREYDLLDVNGEDVLEAHEEGGLGLMRSLGDSPKIQHLTDSGRSKAREKRALVITKANSRSTVHRAAYLDYIGIKSFDAAGNVTGERRFIGLFSTNAYTGSVRTIPIIKDKVRAVLEASGFPTESHSGKDLLGIMETYPRDELFQMDVPELVATTQAIMLLQERRRTRLFLRPDIYGRFMSAVVFIPRDRYTTSVRLRLQDELTRTFDAVSIDFEARMSESALARVFFRIRLPKGADLSAFDTDGLEERLVRAARSWSEGLGEVLGENYPEATAERLASQWSDAFPASYRVDYEVEDALLDIQRFEDCLAHAATQGGEKAVEQQIQLHAYLPEGAGEILEEDARVKIYLLAPRSLSKILPVFHNLGLEVLDERPFEIETKDGQDFFLYDLGLKYPAGTDPLASSSLLAESFSAALNGTIESDRFDRLVLAEGMTWRQVLILRSYAKYMRQMGNTNSYGFIADTLLANAEVTRGLVALFEARFDPALPTAGGELDDDGRAVAVEQAHAALEEAMAGVATLDADRVLRTFINLIDQTLRTNYYQGKEYLSFKLNPAGIEGLPFPRPAFEIWVYSPRVEGVHLRFGAVARGGLRWSDRREDFRTEILGLVKAQMVKNAVIVPTGAKGGFFAKQLPDPSVDRSAWMAEGIESYKTFIRGLLDITDNLVTDSNGEHVVAPRDVVRHDADDSYLVVAADKGTASFSDIANAISAEYGFWLGDAFASGGSVGYDHKAMAITARGAWESVKRHFSELDLDTQSEDFTVVGVGDMSGDVFGNGMLLSEHIRLLAAFDHRHIFLDPQPDAASSFAERKRLFELPRSSWDDYNRDLISAGGGVFPRSAKSIPISPQVRVALGLPDGTESMSPPELLKAILLAPADLLYNGGIGTYVKASTESHAEVGDKANDGIRVDGRDLRVKVVGEGGNLGMTQRGRIEAALQGVILNTDAIDNSAGVDCSDHEVNIKIFIDRMVSAGKLDPAERAAFLASMTDEVGELVLEDNIEQNILLLNDRTRVAEWSPSYERLMDWLDVKADLNRELEALPSTEVLRQRLAQGQGLTSPELSVLAAYAKIELADALRDSDLADDPWFGSTLRAYFPKALAERFDAELDSHPLRREIIATVVANEMINVGGITFAFRAIEETSATESAVAKAFIALREIYKLPEMLNALNSLPASFPTAHWTTVHLDIRRLLDRAVRWLVADGATSAPVADIVADFGPKVAALRGRLADYLRGEDLVRFEAWRTRASSWGLPDELGIRWAELFESFPLLEMARISRQTGENMDDVARVYYTVFDRFHVDSLLERISALPRDDRWQALARAALRDDLYSTVADMTTSVLGVSKGETAADDRLAQWEDRNAEQLMRARNMFEEVNSLEKDDMASLSVALRLLRSIVRH
- a CDS encoding FtsK/SpoIIIE domain-containing protein encodes the protein MKRLRSPVILECTLVVHDGAGAPSGFGSRSVELTIVCGPAAEGTHLSTALESRYGPGPFTVAGRPLFSLIPGAEPLVTGCVILGPSLGNVAGSGRSAEPAAHLELVVLSGPDAGAALPLRRGEHHLGRGAPALGLTDPSLSRDHAVLSVSPESIRWTDRGSLHGTIVDGVSLRGTSAVSTASAIRCGATEFALRATALWETDLSSLGAPPGPPQEVTAPQKDHGRAMTLLLAAGPLLSGLALAWSSGTWQFALLSLLSSAPFIFPAIAGTRAARAFQLRLEEAVAEDREHLATGFPPLGTLLLAQAAPTVHHLPTAGPDGVRPGGGGPASDDGLWLRLGTGEAPADIVCRAETPLIARAIRTSEAGGTRRSRDRTEALRGGTQESRARSREPRFRPRGRLRARRHGGYPDSRKMRERTGADPRNPALVHHDAPILVRADPGLMVVAEPPEYTEFVCGLLVQLLRRPGGRRPGVILVDPDRVMPASLRFLPGIRWVNSWAEAFSQGSTSPHPLSQHRLSQHTAASGPPHLVVVGAPAAPPPCGPGERGAPGSATVVFQESPGAGASVPRGLHGLSMVRIDRTLGTVLPAHTNLPARTFIPDLVSPEVLDRFCRRFRALHPFVTGTGFPEERTAVPGTVSLGSLSPTSAPAIVETWHSSCAADAFSFPVGVSQEGPVLLDLVHDGPHFLVAGTTGSGKSELLRTMVLSAASHLPPSELGFVLVDFKGGAAFDGVADLPHVHGLVTDLGPAELDRALASLRAEVLHREQRFRELGVSDWAGYRRVRRSHESPLPRVCLIIDEFRMMMDHAPDSLRELIRLASIGRSLGLHLVLATQRPQGAVSADIRANLGTSIALRVQSELDSLDVIGTSQAAEIPSELPGRAVLAKGASRTLIQVADASSAPLVADDDVRVSVWGEHEPSNERASHEADDSGAHLTSWCSKVSSAWQTWNADHEAEVAPDGRPGHPTEWGIELRMGPGLGPRPGPALGLRPGLRPGSGPRPRRVLAPPLPRRFDPARLPDFALARADDDPPLALVDRPDHQRLDVLRWARGESIAVLGAPHDRNALVSALFATAAHRRAPLFVALTLQTTWPGTDPPPPAGLNCSVFRAPDRISSASLSETDPRPRIIPAQNTAEIAQLFRELREGRQDSDREVFLYIESWESTLAAIRSSEHYGLEGELLDLLRSDGVAGVRVLVGGNEGLTSSRAVGTVCHSIYLPSARAEEDLRLSAALARLDPSSSRVLLRSSRFGGGLQVAEPVSARASTPEAWHPDPEPEVQRLYAGTATSAGDRPESDLSLDVASLDDWWNYFG
- a CDS encoding WhiB family transcriptional regulator; translation: MDWRSRAACLDKDPELFFPVGNTGPALLQIEEAKSVCRRCPVVDTCLQWALESGQDAGVWGGMSEDERRALKRRAARARRAS
- a CDS encoding PAS domain-containing sensor histidine kinase — its product is MAIFTDPIKEHADFGPGDAEWLHLLVGDWQMVADLAFADLALWFPDPELGFVALAHVRPSTSHTVFHTDFVGEGIRSDLQPLVERAWKSRHIERSSEAAWSNGDSALRVEAIPMVRNGRTLAVVTSHLDLSSSRMPSRLELTYRQCAYDLLKMGTQGLWPDFASPTGSRRGAPRVGDGLIRLDADGIVQYASPNGVSAFRRLGDIESLEGRSLAEVTAGLIKDRRLADETLPLVVTGRMPLRSEIESRGVSLTLRAIPLRDGTHRFGALVLCRDVSELRRREQELVSKDATIREIHHRVKNNLQTVAALLRMQSRRMVSEEARQGLEQAMRRVATIARVHETLSQGLSQVVDFDELISPQFRLSAEVASPAQKVSTELTGEFGKLPSDLATPLALVINELVTNAVEHGLQDRAGTVWLDAQRSVTEAGERQLTVTISDDGVGLPPDADPAAGPGTLGGTSGGLGLQIVRTLITSELRGTIRWLSRDGGGTVVRLVVPLDA